A single region of the Halostella litorea genome encodes:
- a CDS encoding DUF7389 domain-containing protein gives MSEHNQPSRADVESIENSERPSPTEYVERSDVGVSLTVKLKRGTGTRDEDQIKAKVKAKTLEDAREDMEILRAYVYKLAEDARQIQPEEEDE, from the coding sequence ATGTCGGAACACAACCAGCCGTCTCGTGCGGATGTCGAATCGATAGAGAACAGTGAGCGGCCGTCACCAACGGAATACGTCGAACGCAGCGACGTCGGTGTCTCGCTGACCGTGAAGCTCAAGCGCGGAACCGGGACACGAGATGAAGACCAGATCAAAGCCAAGGTGAAAGCGAAAACGCTCGAAGACGCCCGAGAGGACATGGAGATCCTTCGAGCGTACGTTTACAAACTCGCCGAGGACGCCCGCCAAATCCAACCCGAGGAAGAAGACGAGTAA
- a CDS encoding DUF7568 family protein yields the protein MPRITNWTRESRTPKLAYRNTETNAHAVFHRAPDSYIHKWRAAILVDGYPVWSRGFETKEATSLRDELRKRPHPELPCPECPNDDVVVGQKSADGAKVQRWFECRECGYESRSAIIYGPER from the coding sequence ATGCCACGAATTACAAATTGGACGCGTGAGAGCCGTACCCCGAAGCTAGCGTATCGCAACACAGAGACCAACGCGCACGCGGTGTTTCACCGAGCGCCGGACTCGTATATCCACAAGTGGCGTGCCGCGATCCTCGTCGACGGCTACCCGGTGTGGTCGCGCGGATTCGAGACGAAAGAAGCTACCTCGCTTCGCGATGAACTCCGAAAGCGACCCCACCCTGAGTTACCCTGTCCAGAGTGTCCGAACGACGACGTCGTCGTCGGCCAGAAGAGTGCTGACGGCGCGAAAGTCCAACGGTGGTTCGAATGTCGAGAGTGCGGCTACGAAAGCCGGTCAGCAATCATCTACGGCCCTGAACGCTGA
- a CDS encoding DUF6166 domain-containing protein, translating to MSGTIDSQSVEQTRPRSDRDVVYVGYRQRGRAIVEKQPGQERLTPNRSLELASHSPSGFEWGYGGSGPAQLALALLLDYSDDEEVALAQYTEFKNQVVSQLDCTGPGGRWRLTGSDIDAVLRETSDEAAAPSI from the coding sequence ATGAGTGGAACTATCGACTCACAATCAGTCGAACAGACACGCCCGAGAAGTGACCGTGACGTCGTCTACGTCGGCTATCGACAGCGAGGCCGCGCCATCGTGGAGAAACAGCCCGGTCAGGAACGGCTCACTCCAAATCGGAGTCTCGAGTTGGCGAGTCACAGTCCCTCTGGCTTCGAATGGGGATACGGGGGCAGTGGCCCGGCACAACTCGCGCTCGCGCTCCTGCTCGATTACTCCGACGACGAGGAGGTTGCGCTAGCGCAATACACGGAGTTCAAAAACCAGGTCGTAAGCCAGTTGGATTGCACTGGTCCCGGCGGGCGCTGGCGACTCACCGGCAGTGACATCGACGCAGTCCTTCGCGAGACATCCGACGAAGCGGCCGCACCGTCTATCTGA